The segment ATCACGTTGACCAGCGTTCCAATCGGCTCGATCGTGATACTGACTTCGTCACCTGACTGCAAACAAAAATCATCTGCAGGAACGATCCCGGTTCCGGTCATCAGAAAACAACCCTGGGGGTGGTCGTTGTTGGAAAACAGATAGCCGACCAACTCTTCGAGCGAGCGTTTCATTTGCGACAGCGTTGTGCTGTCAGAAACAATCTCTTTGCCGTCACGTTTGATGCTCAGGGCGATGCCCGTTTCCGGATCCAGTGGCTGATCAGAAATAAAAATGCCCGGTCCGATCGCGGCGCAATTCCTGAACGATTTGGCTTGCGGCAAGTACAGCGGATTCTCGCCTTCGATGTCGCGACAGCTCAGGTCATTGCCAACGGTGTAGCCAATGATTTTTCCGCCAGCAGAAACTGCGAGCGTGAGTTCTGGTTCGGGAACGATCCACTTTGAATCATCGCGCAGATGCATTGAACCACCGTGACCAACAGTGCGGATCGCCGTTGCCTTGAAGAAGATCTCAGGCCGATCGGCATCGTACACGCGGTCGTAAAAGTCTCCTCCGCCAGCATCCTTGGATTCGTCCATTCGCGCAGTTTTGCTGCGAAAGTACGTCACGCCCGAAGCCCAAATCTCCTGATCCACAAGCGGGGCAAGAAGGTCGAGTTGTTCTTTGTCTAACGCCGCCTCAGGTTCGGAGCTTTCGATCAGGCCACGCAAAGATGCAGAAAGATTGTCGTCAAGAAACAGCTCGTTCCACGACTTGTCGATGCGATACAGGTTTCCATTCGCTTCGACGATCGGGGATTCTTCGGTTCGATAAAGATGCATTGGATTTGAAATGTGGTCGCGATACAGGTCAGTTCGTGGCCCGGTATCATACACCAAATCCAACGCGATTATTTATTGCTGCTGAAGTGAGTCTGGCTCATTCAGACGTTTTCGATCGACTCAATTTCTTCTTTGACGGCTGTGATTCTGCGGACCCACGATGAGTGACCGGTGTCTCTGAACTTGGTCGCTTCGGCCTGAGCCTGTTCCCGGCTGTTGTATACACCAAACGCGACGACATGCCATTCGCGATTTGAACTCCACTTCCGATAGATCGCATAGTCGCCGTTTTGGCTGCGTTCATTAACGAAATCCTGGGCCTCTTCGTAGGTCGCTGCGAACATCAATTGCAGCGTGTAGCAGTTGTCGTCCTGCTCGCGCAGCCATTTTGCATCTTTGGTGTCCGAGACAGTCGCGTAGTAATCGAAGACTTCATCTTCCAGTTTGGCTTCTACTTTTGCTGCGACGTTTCCTTTTGGTAATTCCGTCGTTCCGGTCTCTTTCAGTTTTTTCAGTTTGTCCAGCGGGCGTAACTCACGAGTAAGATCGTTGCGTGTGTTTGAGCTCTCTGGTTCGTCATCGACCAGTTCTTCAATTGAACTTGGATGTCCATATTGGAATCCCTGAACCAGTTCGAATCCAAGTTGCTGCAACGTTTCGTGTTCGGCTTCAGTTTCCACGTACTCGGCCATCGGAGTGATGCCCAGTTCGGTAACCATTTTGACCATCGCAGCAACAAGTCGCTGTCGTTGCTTGTCAGCTCGGTCGATTCCCTGGATCAAGGCACAGTCGAACTTGATGACGTCCGGATCCATTTTGCTGAGTTCCGCCAGTCGAATCTGACCAGCTCCAAAATCGTGGAGTACCAGTTGCACGTCGAGGTCTTTGACGACTTTGAACATCTCGGCGTAAGTTTCAGGCGTGTAGAGCACGTGCTCTGAAAGCTCCAGCATGATCGGCCGCGACGGGAATTTGTTGCGGATCTCGCGGAGTGACTCCTGAATTTCAACACAGTCCATTT is part of the Mariniblastus fucicola genome and harbors:
- a CDS encoding EAL domain-containing protein, whose amino-acid sequence is MQTFLITESTWYLIAKEPEAGIPPRITITPPFRIGRREGFDLCLNCRNVSGLHAELLQEGNQLLIEDLNSTNGTFVNGSKIRARTTLKDGDTVQFGQSTFTVACIGKDSAPEQTIVGNPAELAIPETTEERFERLLKNGVVPFFQPIYNISGNSKQRIGYEVLGRSRLFGLKTPDQMFAIATDLEKESELSRALRLRGIEAAESVLPAEMMLFVNTHPAEMDCVEIQESLREIRNKFPSRPIMLELSEHVLYTPETYAEMFKVVKDLDVQLVLHDFGAGQIRLAELSKMDPDVIKFDCALIQGIDRADKQRQRLVAAMVKMVTELGITPMAEYVETEAEHETLQQLGFELVQGFQYGHPSSIEELVDDEPESSNTRNDLTRELRPLDKLKKLKETGTTELPKGNVAAKVEAKLEDEVFDYYATVSDTKDAKWLREQDDNCYTLQLMFAATYEEAQDFVNERSQNGDYAIYRKWSSNREWHVVAFGVYNSREQAQAEATKFRDTGHSSWVRRITAVKEEIESIENV
- a CDS encoding fumarylacetoacetate hydrolase family protein, whose translation is MHLYRTEESPIVEANGNLYRIDKSWNELFLDDNLSASLRGLIESSEPEAALDKEQLDLLAPLVDQEIWASGVTYFRSKTARMDESKDAGGGDFYDRVYDADRPEIFFKATAIRTVGHGGSMHLRDDSKWIVPEPELTLAVSAGGKIIGYTVGNDLSCRDIEGENPLYLPQAKSFRNCAAIGPGIFISDQPLDPETGIALSIKRDGKEIVSDSTTLSQMKRSLEELVGYLFSNNDHPQGCFLMTGTGIVPADDFCLQSGDEVSITIEPIGTLVNVMA